From a region of the Neisseria subflava genome:
- a CDS encoding Nramp family divalent metal transporter, with translation MAEQHTHASTWKSKINALGPGIMMASAAVGGSHLIASTQAGALYGWQLALIIILTNLFKYPFFRFSAHYTLDTGKSLIEGYAEKSRVYLWVFLILCIASATINAGAVAIVTAAIVKMAIPSLTFDAGMVSVMIMVSCLLILASGRYKALDNVSKIIIVSLTIATVAAAAVAMSRGMQMKPDFIEPTPWTLAGLGFLIALMGWMPAPIEISAINSLWVTEKQRINPSSYRDGIFDFNVGYITSAILAVVFLALGAYVQYGNGEEVQMAGGKYVGQLINMYAVTIGDWSRPLVAFIAFACMYGTTITVVDGYARAIAEPVRLLRGKDKTGNVELFAWNIWVAGSGLAVIFWFNSAMAELLKFAMITAFVAAPVFAWLNYRLVKGDKRHKLTMGMNFLAIIGLIYLTGFTVLFLLNQTGILAAPK, from the coding sequence ATGGCTGAACAACATACACACGCTTCCACCTGGAAGAGCAAAATCAATGCTCTCGGCCCGGGTATCATGATGGCTTCGGCGGCAGTCGGCGGCTCGCACCTGATTGCCTCCACGCAGGCAGGCGCACTTTACGGCTGGCAGCTTGCGTTGATTATTATTCTGACCAACCTGTTCAAATACCCATTTTTCCGCTTCAGCGCACATTACACGCTGGACACGGGCAAAAGCCTGATTGAGGGCTATGCCGAAAAAAGCCGCGTTTATTTGTGGGTATTTTTGATTTTATGTATTGCATCAGCAACGATTAATGCCGGTGCAGTCGCCATCGTTACCGCCGCCATCGTCAAAATGGCGATCCCGTCGCTGACTTTCGATGCCGGCATGGTGTCCGTCATGATTATGGTTTCCTGCCTGCTGATTTTGGCAAGCGGCCGCTATAAAGCATTGGACAACGTTTCCAAAATCATCATCGTCAGCCTGACGATCGCCACCGTCGCCGCGGCAGCCGTGGCCATGTCTCGCGGCATGCAGATGAAACCCGACTTTATCGAGCCTACCCCGTGGACACTGGCAGGCTTGGGCTTCCTCATCGCGCTGATGGGCTGGATGCCTGCGCCGATTGAAATTTCCGCCATCAACTCTTTGTGGGTTACCGAAAAACAACGCATCAACCCTTCCAGCTACCGCGACGGTATTTTCGACTTCAACGTCGGCTACATTACCAGCGCGATTTTGGCAGTCGTCTTCCTCGCCTTGGGTGCATATGTCCAATACGGCAACGGCGAAGAAGTGCAAATGGCGGGCGGCAAATATGTCGGCCAACTGATTAATATGTACGCTGTGACCATCGGCGACTGGTCTCGTCCATTAGTGGCATTTATTGCTTTCGCCTGCATGTACGGCACCACCATTACCGTAGTGGACGGCTACGCGCGCGCGATTGCCGAACCGGTACGCCTGCTGCGCGGCAAAGACAAAACCGGCAACGTCGAACTGTTCGCTTGGAACATTTGGGTCGCAGGCTCAGGCTTGGCAGTGATTTTCTGGTTCAACAGCGCAATGGCTGAGTTGCTCAAATTCGCCATGATCACCGCCTTCGTTGCCGCCCCTGTGTTCGCTTGGCTGAACTACCGCCTCGTCAAAGGCGACAAACGCCACAAACTGACCATGGGCATGAATTTCCTCGCCATTATCGGTTTGATTTATTTGACCGGCTTTACCGTTTTGTTCCTGCTGAACCAAACAGGCATCTTGGCTGCTCCTAAATAA